CCCTGCTTGCCTTTAGCCTGAACTTATAACCCTTTATGTTTAAAGTTAACTCCCTTGCATCCTCTGGTATTTTCTGAAAGTATACGAAACCGCTTAAAGTAGCACCGGGTTGAAGCTCTCCAAACACAAGGGCTTTGTTTACCAAGTCTGGGTATACGTCCCTTGAAGGGGGATAGGCATAGTAGGGAGACCACCAAAGACCAAAGGGATAACTCCAATATCCTACACTAAAGCTAAAGCCAACACCGTAGCCTCTCCTTAAGGCATTGGCTACATCACCAGGTGGTATGGGATTGTATTGTCTACCCTTGTCGTCCACAAGGAATATATCTTCTCTCCTTATAGATACGGGCTCTTTTCCTTTGTTTTCAAGGCTTATAAATATGGGTAAAACATACCTGTCAAGGTCAGAAGGTGAAAACCGCCAAGCCTTTGTGTCTATCTTTACCACAAGACCGTTGGAGAGCTCAGAGGGTCCTTCCACATTCCAAGTCTTTACCGCACAACCATAGACAAGTAGGATAAGGAGTATAACAAGCCTTTTCATGCCTTATAATATAAGCCTTATGAAGTTTTATGTCACGACACCCATATACTATGTAAACGACGTTCCTCACATAGGACACGCCTACACCACCATATCTGCGGATGTTTTGGCAAGGTATTACAGAAAAAGAGGTTATGAGGTCTTTTTCTTGACAGGCACTGACGAGCATGGTCTTAAGATACAAAAGTCCGCAGAGGAAAAGGGTATAAGCCCAAAGGAACTGGCGGACCAAAACTCTGAGAACTTCAAAAAGCTCTGGGAGTTTATGGGTATAAGCTATGACCGGTTTATAAGGACTACAGACCCAGACCACGTGGAGCTGGTAAAGGAAGTTTTCATAAAGAGCTATGAGAGGGGAGACATATACCTTGGAGAATACGAAGGCTGGTATTGTGTAGGCTGTGAGGAGTTCAAGTCAGAGACCGAGCTTTTAGAAGGACATGTTTGTCCCATACATTTAAAGCCTTGCGACTACATAAAAGAGCCTTCTTATTTCTTTAGGCTTTCCAAGTATGAGAAGGTGCTTCTTGACCTGTATGAAAAGGCTCCAGACTTTATTATGCCAAGCTACAGGAAAAACGAGGTAATAGCTTTTGTAAAACAGGGACTAAAAGACCTTTCCATAACCAGACCAAGAAGCAGAGTAAGGTGGGGTATAGAAGTGCCCTTTGACCCAGAGCATACCATATATGTGTGGTTTGATGCCTTGTTTAACTACGTGTCTGCGGTAAGGGACAAACCACACCTTTGGCCCGCAGACCTACACCTTGTGGGAAAGGATATTTTAAGGTTTCATACAGTTTATTGGCCCGCTTTTCTCCTTTCAGTAGGACTGGAAATTCCAAAGAGGGTTTTTGCCCATGGCTGGTGGAAGGTGGAAGGTCAAAAGATGTCCAAGTCTTTGGGGAATGTGATAAGTCCTTACGATTTTGTAAAGGAGTGGGGGTTGGATGAGGCAAGGTATTTCCTTTTGAGGGATATGCCCTTTGGAGAGGATGGAGACATAAGGAGAGAAGCCATCCTAAACAGGCTAAACGGTGAGCTTGCCAACGAGATAGGAAACCTCTTTAGCAGAGTAATGGCTATGGACATAAAGTATCTTGGTGGGAAGGTTTCTGGTGGAAAGGATATGGAGTATGAGAACTTTGCAAGGCAGGTGGTAGAGGAATACGAAGGGTGCATGCAAAGGGTAGACTTCTATAACGCCCTTGAGGCGGTGCTGAGGCTTTCTGGGTATTTAAACAAGTATGTGGACTCAAAAGCACCTTGGAGCTTGGCAAAGAGCGACGAA
This DNA window, taken from Aquificaceae bacterium, encodes the following:
- the metG gene encoding methionine--tRNA ligase; this encodes MKFYVTTPIYYVNDVPHIGHAYTTISADVLARYYRKRGYEVFFLTGTDEHGLKIQKSAEEKGISPKELADQNSENFKKLWEFMGISYDRFIRTTDPDHVELVKEVFIKSYERGDIYLGEYEGWYCVGCEEFKSETELLEGHVCPIHLKPCDYIKEPSYFFRLSKYEKVLLDLYEKAPDFIMPSYRKNEVIAFVKQGLKDLSITRPRSRVRWGIEVPFDPEHTIYVWFDALFNYVSAVRDKPHLWPADLHLVGKDILRFHTVYWPAFLLSVGLEIPKRVFAHGWWKVEGQKMSKSLGNVISPYDFVKEWGLDEARYFLLRDMPFGEDGDIRREAILNRLNGELANEIGNLFSRVMAMDIKYLGGKVSGGKDMEYENFARQVVEEYEGCMQRVDFYNALEAVLRLSGYLNKYVDSKAPWSLAKSDEVELRRVLYTLTDGIHLLANLLEPFMPNKMQEALNLMSCEPTQGLLMPYMRSEYFVKDKAILFPKRG